A genomic region of Leptolyngbya sp. NIES-2104 contains the following coding sequences:
- a CDS encoding filamentous hemagglutinin N-terminal domain-containing protein — MNRSKLRDILLRNSGIALFALTQPAIAQVIPDATLPNPSVVETQGTRSSIIQGTEINGNLFHSFREFSIPTGSSVLFDNATGIRNIFTRVTGGNISSIDGLIQANGTANLFLLNPNGILFGANARLNIGGSFTASTGDRLVFDNGEFSATNPEAPPLLTISAPVGLGTPRTGSTIANQGQLTVPGSFTLHADQLQVDGQINAGNDLILRSNNAISSNAQFNTGSNFWIEDFNGGLGTLISSGGSRIRSLGDVNFGSYQGASLQILAGGSISIPNGIQINNSGSGSVENVTLSDGSNVAIGLQAEPTIDIRAGVKPEILNLNGNATPTRADIQIGRISIADSFGNSRIGSTLITNQFEPNLVLPGDINLTGGISAIAIFANGLNLAIDSRNHVNFNNILLGFSIYENGGNTKILAQGDVYVPYIDNASNFKNGGNITIDAGGTLNLLEGVITGGRQDGGNVQLSATGDIELGSIQTLSGFGSAGSVQINSRGGAINAGNVSAFADLSGRNGSSVTLNAAGDINVQNVGTSGGFAGNSSGEIQITSQNGNIYLTDGTLFSAKFGSGTSGDIRLNAGQNVEINQGDVTSSIIFGSGGRAGDLSIRAGNSIFLNQTALSSSTGLESLAISHSYGLRQLSFGDRSFYPGFGNAGNIRLNAGRDIVGRDSAVYSTVVDTSVGNAGRLEMTAGNTVIWQRNPGRFGYPGLYAFSRGQGNAGDITIDANSLSLFGAGIETGVSFQAIGESGNITINLRDNLLMNGGADWYSLISTQVKPSGFPVEALGTKGNITIHAGSITMRNRGEISSGVGDTNGGRFAETILAKGNGGNIDLNVQGDIDLDTSSISSQVFANGSGTAGKIEIDARSIFMRRSAIASGVAGEGGANTIQITAQEAITLDLSDITSAVQPAAIGRGQDIVLTAPSIRLSNGAQINTLTSGNGDAGNVFVNADTLTIAGVNLEGFPVALFRAPPPYSFGSDISTTAPPFVGGTQSGIFSSTNTRASGGNIRITVQSLTVRDGAELDAITTRRNGQGGVIQITANQVNLLDGGRLSVSSTAQGAAGTIQINTDQIQIRGDDPFFLARAEKFNPTAIDFYGKPRRGSQSVSGIFASTSPGSSGTGGTIAIDTGDLKISDNGRISVDSQGTGDGGRIRIDAGDVLLDRGNIVAKTESGEGGNISLTAQNLLRLRRNSQISATANGTGNGGNIDVTANGFIVAVPNENSDITANAVRGRGGNIQLTTQGIFGISPSAALTELSDITASSEFGLDGTVKLTTLQPEPREQVQEIPQLVDTSNQIAQTCSPRSRANSFVVTGKGGLPPDPTEALNTTEIWNNSGTAIASTLPESSEVIEATHWVKNADGSIALVAEKTVQPTVPTCEGVKP, encoded by the coding sequence AGAAACTCTGGGATCGCGCTGTTTGCTCTAACTCAGCCTGCGATCGCTCAAGTGATTCCAGATGCAACGTTACCCAATCCATCCGTTGTCGAAACTCAAGGAACACGATCGAGCATTATTCAAGGTACTGAAATTAACGGCAATCTATTTCATAGTTTCCGTGAGTTCTCGATTCCGACAGGTAGTTCTGTTTTGTTTGACAATGCGACTGGAATTCGGAACATCTTTACTCGCGTCACTGGTGGGAATATTTCCTCGATCGATGGTTTGATTCAAGCAAACGGAACTGCGAATCTATTCTTGCTCAATCCGAATGGAATCCTGTTCGGTGCGAATGCTCGATTGAACATTGGGGGATCGTTTACGGCGAGTACCGGGGATCGATTGGTGTTTGATAACGGGGAATTTAGTGCGACGAATCCAGAAGCACCACCACTGTTAACAATCAGTGCTCCAGTCGGATTGGGAACCCCTAGAACAGGAAGCACGATCGCGAATCAAGGACAGCTTACTGTTCCTGGCAGTTTTACTCTACATGCGGATCAATTGCAGGTAGACGGACAGATCAATGCAGGAAACGATCTAATTTTGCGATCGAACAATGCCATTTCTAGTAATGCTCAGTTCAACACAGGTAGCAACTTTTGGATTGAGGATTTCAATGGTGGTTTAGGCACATTGATCAGCTCTGGAGGTTCCCGAATTCGATCGCTGGGAGATGTTAATTTCGGTAGCTACCAAGGCGCTTCTCTACAAATCTTAGCAGGAGGATCAATCAGCATTCCCAACGGCATTCAGATTAATAATTCAGGCAGTGGAAGTGTTGAAAATGTAACTTTATCAGATGGATCGAATGTCGCGATCGGTCTTCAGGCAGAACCGACGATCGACATTCGAGCAGGGGTAAAACCAGAGATACTGAACCTGAACGGGAATGCGACCCCAACACGAGCAGATATTCAAATCGGCAGAATCTCGATCGCTGATAGCTTCGGAAATTCACGCATTGGCAGTACGCTGATTACGAATCAGTTTGAGCCGAATTTAGTGCTTCCTGGTGACATTAATTTAACGGGTGGAATTAGTGCGATCGCAATCTTTGCAAATGGGTTGAATCTTGCGATCGACAGTCGTAATCATGTGAACTTTAATAATATTCTCCTGGGCTTCTCTATCTATGAGAATGGCGGAAACACAAAGATTCTAGCTCAGGGTGATGTGTATGTTCCTTATATTGATAATGCTAGTAACTTTAAGAATGGCGGAAATATTACGATCGATGCGGGTGGGACACTCAATTTACTTGAAGGAGTCATCACCGGTGGGCGACAAGACGGCGGAAATGTTCAACTGAGTGCAACAGGGGATATTGAGCTAGGTAGCATTCAAACATTGAGCGGGTTTGGAAGCGCGGGCAGCGTTCAGATCAACAGTCGTGGAGGTGCGATCAATGCAGGTAACGTTTCAGCTTTTGCAGATCTATCTGGTAGAAATGGTAGTTCTGTCACACTGAATGCAGCAGGAGATATCAACGTTCAGAATGTTGGAACGTCTGGCGGCTTTGCGGGTAACAGTAGCGGTGAGATTCAGATCACGAGTCAGAACGGCAATATCTATCTGACGGATGGAACGTTGTTTAGCGCGAAATTTGGGTCGGGGACTTCGGGAGATATTCGTCTCAATGCTGGACAGAATGTAGAAATTAATCAAGGCGATGTTACTTCTAGCATTATTTTTGGCTCTGGTGGCAGAGCGGGAGATTTGTCGATCAGGGCTGGAAATTCAATTTTTCTCAATCAAACTGCACTATCGAGTTCGACTGGGCTAGAAAGTTTAGCGATCAGTCATAGCTATGGACTGCGACAACTTAGCTTTGGAGATAGGAGCTTTTATCCAGGGTTTGGCAATGCGGGGAACATTCGATTAAATGCAGGGCGAGACATCGTTGGAAGAGATAGCGCAGTCTACAGCACCGTGGTCGATACCAGTGTGGGCAATGCAGGACGCTTAGAGATGACAGCGGGTAACACTGTGATTTGGCAAAGAAATCCAGGACGCTTTGGATATCCAGGACTTTATGCCTTTAGTCGAGGGCAAGGGAACGCAGGCGACATCACGATCGATGCGAATTCCCTCAGTTTGTTTGGTGCAGGGATTGAAACGGGTGTCTCGTTTCAAGCGATCGGAGAATCGGGCAACATTACAATCAATCTGCGGGACAATCTACTCATGAATGGTGGAGCAGATTGGTATTCACTGATAAGCACCCAAGTTAAGCCCTCAGGCTTTCCGGTCGAAGCACTTGGCACAAAAGGAAATATCACCATTCATGCAGGTTCTATCACAATGCGGAACCGAGGCGAAATCTCGTCGGGAGTGGGTGATACGAATGGTGGAAGATTTGCTGAAACGATCTTAGCAAAAGGCAATGGCGGAAATATTGACTTAAACGTGCAAGGGGACATTGATCTCGATACAAGTTCGATTAGCAGTCAGGTGTTTGCGAATGGTAGCGGTACTGCTGGCAAGATCGAGATCGATGCCCGATCGATCTTCATGCGACGATCTGCGATCGCTTCAGGGGTCGCAGGAGAAGGGGGTGCAAACACGATTCAGATCACAGCACAAGAGGCGATCACTCTAGACCTTTCAGATATTACTTCCGCTGTGCAACCAGCCGCGATCGGGCGAGGACAAGACATTGTTCTCACGGCTCCCTCGATTCGCTTGAGCAATGGTGCTCAGATTAATACGCTAACTTCAGGAAATGGCGATGCTGGAAATGTCTTTGTGAACGCGGACACGCTCACGATCGCAGGCGTGAATTTAGAAGGTTTTCCGGTCGCACTGTTTAGAGCGCCTCCACCTTACTCTTTCGGCTCTGATATCTCAACGACTGCGCCCCCGTTTGTCGGCGGAACTCAGAGCGGCATTTTTAGCAGCACAAATACCCGTGCAAGCGGTGGAAATATTCGGATCACTGTACAATCTCTGACCGTTCGGGATGGTGCTGAACTCGATGCCATTACGACTCGCAGGAATGGTCAAGGCGGAGTCATTCAGATTACTGCAAATCAAGTGAATCTTCTAGATGGTGGAAGGTTAAGCGTTTCGAGTACGGCGCAAGGTGCAGCAGGAACAATCCAGATTAATACCGATCAGATCCAGATTCGCGGAGATGATCCATTTTTCTTGGCACGTGCAGAAAAATTCAACCCGACTGCGATCGATTTCTACGGCAAACCCAGACGGGGAAGCCAGTCGGTGAGTGGAATTTTTGCCAGCACATCACCAGGGTCGAGTGGAACGGGTGGAACCATTGCGATCGACACGGGCGATCTAAAAATCTCCGACAATGGGCGAATCTCGGTCGATAGTCAGGGAACTGGAGACGGTGGAAGGATTCGGATTGATGCGGGCGATGTGTTACTCGATCGGGGAAACATTGTGGCGAAAACGGAAAGCGGCGAAGGTGGAAACATTTCACTCACAGCACAGAACCTTCTCAGATTGCGGCGTAACAGTCAAATTTCTGCTACTGCAAACGGGACTGGAAACGGTGGCAACATTGATGTCACGGCAAATGGTTTTATTGTGGCAGTTCCGAATGAGAACAGTGATATTACTGCGAATGCGGTTCGGGGAAGAGGTGGAAACATTCAACTCACAACCCAGGGAATTTTCGGCATCTCTCCGTCTGCTGCTCTGACTGAGCTGAGTGATATCACCGCGAGTTCTGAGTTTGGTTTAGACGGAACTGTGAAATTGACGACATTGCAACCTGAGCCACGTGAGCAAGTCCAAGAGATCCCCCAGCTTGTGGATACCTCGAATCAGATTGCTCAGACTTGTTCACCTCGATCAAGAGCCAATAGCTTTGTTGTGACTGGAAAAGGAGGTCTTCCGCCTGATCCAACTGAAGCGTTAAATACCACAGAGATTTGGAACAATTCGGGAACTGCAATCGCTTCTACACTACCAGAATCTAGCGAAGTGATTGAAGCAACGCACTGGGTCAAAAATGCGGATGGCTCGATCGCGCTTGTTGCTGAAAAGACCGTTCAGCCGACGGTTCCAACTTGCGAAGGGGTGAAACCATGA
- a CDS encoding CHAT domain-containing protein, with the protein MKRFLVCFVLGWLMVLGINRSTFGVVKSFESYRSSHSPAPEWNSGLIERSPLKGTESRIASLQSVSTDFALLAPNSIPGRVKNASEETDYISQSFSNAQTLDSQAQQFLERGDAESALKSWQQAEILYRKIDRRTEALGTQLNQAKTLQTLGAFRRAKLLLMEIQTSLMQQPNTALKVNGLLTLGNILRLVGEFKQSQAVLEQSLAISTEPADIQSAQFHIGNTLLAQQQLEAALDRFQQAAKQSGHVQIPAQLRQIKLLLQLDRHSEAEKLLPAIRSNLESLPLKSSTIYARIEFAECLAKFTPTSAVEQFAIAIHQSQKLSNPRTESYAIGRLAHLYEQTKQWQEAQQLTQRALKISEQINAPDILYQWQWQSGRLWNKLGDRQSATIAYTDAVKTLESLRNDLVSISSEVQFSFREQVEPVYREFVDLLLQQSSEANLIQARQVIESLQLEELNNFFREACLTAVARQIDQVDRTAAIFYPIILHDRLEVIVSLPNQSLKHYSTTLPRAEIESSIDRMIQSMRSTSFESERLTIARKLYRWLIQPVAKDLESVQTLVFVLDGSLRKVPIAALHTGEQYLVEKYAIAVTPSLELFSPRPLPRENLTALVAGLSEANQGAVALPGVQQEVIQIANKVSATVLKNQAFTNQALKEKLKTNPFSIVHLATHGQFSSSAENTYIQTWNGRLNVDDLRSLLTQRDVPDSLPIELLVLSACQTAEGDDRAALGIAGVAIRSGARSTLASLWMVNDRSTASFVTQFYQGLIRDRLSRAEAVRQAQLALLKTPEYNHPYYWAAFTLIGNWL; encoded by the coding sequence ATGAAGCGATTTTTAGTGTGCTTTGTCTTGGGTTGGTTGATGGTCTTGGGAATCAATCGATCGACGTTTGGGGTGGTGAAGTCGTTTGAATCGTATCGCTCATCGCATTCACCCGCCCCGGAATGGAATTCGGGGCTAATCGAACGAAGTCCACTGAAGGGGACTGAAAGCCGAATTGCATCTCTTCAGTCAGTTTCAACTGACTTCGCACTGTTAGCCCCGAATTCTATTCCGGGGCGGGTCAAAAACGCAAGCGAAGAGACTGACTACATCTCCCAATCTTTTTCTAACGCTCAAACCCTCGATTCACAAGCCCAACAATTTCTAGAACGCGGAGATGCCGAAAGCGCTCTCAAATCCTGGCAACAAGCCGAAATTCTCTATCGAAAAATCGATCGACGAACCGAAGCATTAGGCACCCAATTAAATCAAGCCAAAACGCTCCAAACTCTGGGAGCATTTCGCCGCGCCAAATTGCTATTGATGGAGATCCAAACTTCATTAATGCAGCAACCAAACACCGCTTTGAAAGTCAATGGCTTACTGACACTCGGCAATATCTTGAGATTAGTCGGAGAATTCAAACAATCTCAAGCAGTCTTAGAACAAAGCTTAGCGATTAGCACTGAACCCGCAGACATTCAATCAGCACAGTTTCACATCGGAAATACACTCCTTGCACAGCAGCAATTAGAAGCAGCTCTTGATCGATTTCAACAAGCCGCGAAACAATCAGGTCATGTTCAGATTCCGGCTCAACTCAGACAGATTAAGCTGTTATTGCAGCTCGATCGACATTCTGAAGCAGAAAAACTCCTGCCAGCAATCCGATCAAATCTCGAATCTCTTCCACTAAAATCTAGTACCATCTACGCCCGAATTGAATTCGCGGAATGTTTGGCTAAATTCACTCCCACTTCAGCAGTAGAACAATTCGCGATCGCAATCCATCAATCTCAGAAACTTAGCAATCCGCGCACAGAATCTTATGCGATCGGTCGATTAGCCCACCTCTACGAACAAACGAAACAATGGCAAGAAGCACAACAACTCACACAGAGAGCACTAAAGATCTCAGAGCAAATTAACGCGCCTGATATCTTGTATCAATGGCAATGGCAATCTGGCAGACTGTGGAATAAATTAGGCGATCGACAATCTGCAACGATCGCTTACACCGACGCAGTTAAAACACTCGAAAGCCTGCGAAATGATTTAGTTTCAATCTCGTCTGAGGTGCAGTTTTCATTTCGCGAACAGGTTGAACCTGTGTATCGTGAATTCGTCGATTTGCTACTTCAGCAAAGTTCTGAGGCGAATTTGATTCAAGCGCGACAGGTGATCGAATCCCTGCAACTCGAAGAACTCAATAACTTTTTCCGAGAAGCTTGTCTGACTGCGGTTGCTCGTCAGATTGATCAAGTCGATCGAACTGCCGCAATCTTCTATCCGATTATTTTGCACGATCGATTAGAAGTGATTGTTTCCTTACCGAATCAATCTCTAAAACATTATTCAACCACGCTACCTCGTGCAGAGATCGAATCAAGCATTGATCGAATGATTCAATCGATGCGATCGACTTCGTTTGAATCTGAACGATTAACGATCGCTCGAAAACTCTACCGCTGGTTGATTCAGCCCGTAGCGAAAGATCTTGAATCTGTTCAGACTTTAGTTTTTGTCCTAGATGGCTCACTTAGAAAGGTTCCAATCGCGGCATTGCACACCGGAGAGCAGTATCTAGTCGAGAAATATGCGATCGCGGTTACTCCTAGTCTGGAATTGTTCAGCCCTCGACCACTGCCTAGAGAGAATTTAACCGCATTAGTTGCAGGACTGAGTGAAGCCAATCAAGGAGCAGTCGCGCTACCAGGAGTTCAGCAGGAGGTCATTCAAATTGCCAATAAAGTCAGTGCAACAGTGCTGAAAAATCAGGCATTTACGAACCAAGCGTTGAAAGAAAAACTCAAAACAAATCCATTCTCGATCGTGCATTTAGCAACCCACGGACAATTTAGCTCTTCCGCTGAAAATACTTATATTCAAACTTGGAATGGGCGATTAAACGTTGACGATTTGCGATCGCTCTTAACTCAGCGAGATGTGCCGGACTCGTTGCCGATCGAACTCTTAGTGTTAAGTGCGTGTCAGACTGCAGAAGGCGACGATCGAGCAGCACTAGGAATTGCAGGGGTCGCCATTCGATCAGGGGCACGAAGTACACTCGCTTCACTTTGGATGGTCAACGATCGTTCGACTGCAAGCTTTGTGACTCAGTTTTATCAAGGCTTAATTCGCGATCGACTTTCCAGAGCCGAAGCAGTTCGACAAGCTCAGTTAGCTTTACTCAAAACCCCAGAATATAACCATCCCTATTACTGGGCAGCATTTACGCTGATTGGCAATTGGTTATGA
- a CDS encoding DUF928 domain-containing protein, with the protein MNFSTTLTTLIVFSALSGQAQIALASAFDPPPGQGEPGSTAGGASRPSRPTCLDSDTFTVFAPKTYLGLTTQARPTFWIYLPSGRAKMLEFSVFDRQRKGIYQTQIAIENKSGLVKITLPETAPALNFNQSYNWTVALVCNSKRRTEDWVIGGWIARQAPTAELQREFNLALTDLDRARLYAQSQFWYDAISLLITSDQSSSKAFKDLWSSTIQAAGLDTIDNPHTQTIVNR; encoded by the coding sequence ATGAACTTCAGCACAACTCTAACGACTTTAATCGTGTTCTCTGCGTTATCTGGTCAAGCTCAAATCGCGCTGGCAAGCGCATTTGATCCTCCTCCTGGACAAGGAGAACCTGGAAGTACAGCGGGGGGTGCTTCTCGTCCTTCTCGACCCACTTGTCTTGACTCAGACACGTTTACCGTTTTTGCGCCTAAAACTTATCTTGGCTTAACGACTCAAGCCCGTCCGACCTTCTGGATTTATTTGCCATCTGGTCGGGCGAAAATGTTGGAGTTTAGTGTTTTCGATCGACAACGCAAAGGAATCTATCAAACTCAAATCGCGATCGAGAACAAAAGCGGACTGGTGAAAATTACTTTACCTGAAACCGCACCTGCTTTAAACTTCAATCAGTCGTACAATTGGACAGTTGCTCTAGTCTGTAATTCCAAGCGTCGGACTGAAGATTGGGTGATCGGGGGTTGGATTGCGCGGCAAGCTCCAACGGCTGAACTTCAACGAGAATTTAATCTCGCACTGACCGATCTCGATCGCGCTAGGCTCTATGCTCAATCCCAATTTTGGTATGATGCAATCTCATTGTTGATTACTTCAGATCAGTCAAGTTCTAAAGCCTTTAAAGATCTGTGGTCATCAACGATTCAAGCTGCGGGATTAGACACAATTGATAATCCACACACTCAAACAATCGTGAATCGATGA
- a CDS encoding CHASE2 domain-containing protein: MILRSNRIQSFLRASKLGAIAVGISGATIGLQWTGVFQLLEWAMLDQWFRLRPLEPIEVPIVFVTISESDLSQLQRFPVSDQTLSIAIETIKRQKPTVIGLDLYRNLPVAPGHEKLLQTFASTPNLIGIAKAVGDASGDSVEPPPILRDRDQVGNSDLVLDADGKIRRGLISIQRQGRTRLALGTKLALFYLKSKGIEPKRTASGEVQLGKALYRPISSNVGGYVRADVGGFQILLNYLRPRKTIPRVSINDVLENRISPELMRARIVLIGSTAESVSGDRFYVPYSMQPKEAWFGMEIHANLTAQLISGAIDGRTPLSELPEALEWLWILVWGSLGTVMGWRLYLRRVVLLIPIFVLLLAATSYSLFWLGWWAIVVSPLVAFMAAGSLSRGYWVWRQLKDANQALELKVLERTEELQNKNTALERAKLEAEAANQAKSTFLASISHELRTPLTAILGFSELLKYSTRLNLEEQENIAIINRSGLHLLDLINDVLELAKIEAGSVQVESESTDLIELLRTVESVIRGTAIAKHLTFQTDYALDLPPLIKTDSRKLRQILINLLSNAVKFTGQGTVTLQVRAIENQLTFRIIDSGVGIAPKELDQLFQPFFQAEAGRNLQRGTGLGLSISRRFAQLMGGEIAVESRLGQGSTFTVTLPFETAMVAPTSFDPLNSASKTTWTLSPDQLQIRVLIIDDSPEIRQFLEQLLERVGFDVRSTRSGADGLIQWQIWQPSLALIDLQLPDTDGYTIAQQIRAASQQREIDESTIYGDTILIALTANVFHTDPSAIYTAGFDDIVWKPFREATLLTKMAQHLGICYQDEGKL, from the coding sequence ATGATACTGCGATCGAATCGAATTCAATCCTTTCTCAGGGCTTCTAAACTCGGAGCAATCGCAGTCGGAATCTCAGGTGCAACGATCGGACTTCAATGGACAGGTGTATTTCAATTGTTAGAGTGGGCAATGCTTGATCAGTGGTTTCGACTGCGCCCGCTCGAACCGATCGAAGTTCCGATCGTATTTGTCACGATTTCAGAATCTGATCTGTCTCAGCTCCAACGCTTTCCCGTGAGCGATCAAACGTTGTCGATCGCCATCGAAACAATCAAGCGTCAGAAGCCAACGGTGATCGGGTTGGATCTCTATCGCAATCTTCCAGTAGCACCAGGGCACGAAAAACTTTTGCAGACGTTTGCTTCGACTCCGAATCTGATTGGAATTGCCAAAGCGGTCGGAGATGCCAGCGGAGATTCAGTAGAGCCGCCTCCGATTTTGCGCGATCGCGATCAGGTGGGAAATAGTGATTTGGTGTTAGATGCAGATGGCAAGATTCGTCGGGGTTTAATCTCAATCCAGCGCCAGGGTAGAACGCGACTCGCTTTAGGAACGAAGTTAGCACTGTTTTATCTCAAGTCAAAAGGGATCGAACCGAAACGGACAGCAAGCGGTGAGGTTCAACTGGGGAAAGCGCTCTACCGCCCAATTTCATCAAATGTGGGTGGGTATGTTCGGGCGGATGTGGGTGGATTTCAGATTTTGTTGAACTATCTCAGACCCCGGAAGACGATTCCCAGAGTGTCAATCAATGATGTATTAGAGAATCGAATTTCGCCGGAATTAATGCGCGCTCGCATTGTTCTGATCGGCTCGACCGCTGAGAGTGTGAGCGGCGATCGCTTTTATGTGCCGTACTCGATGCAGCCGAAAGAAGCTTGGTTTGGTATGGAGATTCACGCCAATCTGACCGCTCAGTTGATCAGTGGCGCGATCGACGGACGCACTCCGCTTTCAGAACTACCAGAAGCTTTAGAATGGCTCTGGATTTTGGTTTGGGGCAGTCTTGGGACGGTAATGGGTTGGCGGCTTTATCTTCGTCGGGTTGTGCTGTTAATCCCGATTTTCGTCTTACTTCTTGCTGCAACTTCTTATAGCTTGTTCTGGTTGGGCTGGTGGGCGATCGTTGTTTCCCCGTTGGTTGCTTTTATGGCGGCTGGATCACTCAGTCGAGGTTATTGGGTGTGGCGCCAGTTAAAAGACGCGAATCAAGCTTTAGAACTCAAAGTGTTAGAGCGTACTGAGGAACTTCAGAACAAGAACACTGCACTTGAACGAGCGAAACTTGAAGCTGAAGCGGCAAATCAAGCGAAAAGTACATTTTTAGCTTCGATCAGCCACGAGCTACGAACCCCTCTAACAGCGATTTTAGGATTTAGTGAGCTATTAAAGTACTCAACTCGGCTTAACTTAGAAGAACAGGAAAACATTGCAATTATCAATCGTAGTGGGTTACATCTACTGGATTTAATCAATGATGTTTTGGAACTAGCGAAAATTGAAGCGGGATCTGTTCAGGTGGAGTCTGAAAGCACAGATTTGATTGAATTGCTGAGAACGGTTGAAAGCGTGATTCGGGGAACTGCGATCGCAAAACATCTCACGTTCCAAACCGACTACGCGCTAGATTTACCGCCTCTAATCAAAACAGATTCTCGCAAACTCCGTCAGATCTTGATCAATCTCTTGAGTAATGCCGTGAAGTTCACGGGTCAAGGAACAGTGACGCTACAAGTAAGAGCGATCGAGAATCAACTGACATTCCGAATCATTGATAGTGGAGTAGGCATCGCACCGAAAGAACTCGATCAGCTATTTCAGCCATTTTTCCAAGCGGAAGCCGGACGAAACTTGCAAAGAGGGACGGGATTAGGATTATCAATCAGTCGGCGATTCGCTCAGTTAATGGGCGGCGAAATTGCAGTCGAAAGCCGTCTTGGGCAGGGAAGTACGTTTACAGTGACCCTGCCATTTGAAACCGCGATGGTTGCTCCCACCTCGTTCGATCCGCTCAATTCTGCCTCCAAAACAACCTGGACTCTTTCTCCGGATCAATTGCAAATCAGGGTATTAATCATTGATGATAGTCCTGAAATTCGTCAATTTCTAGAGCAACTGTTAGAGCGAGTCGGCTTTGACGTGCGATCGACTCGAAGTGGAGCCGATGGACTCATACAATGGCAGATTTGGCAACCTTCCCTAGCATTAATTGATCTACAGCTACCCGATACAGATGGTTATACGATCGCGCAGCAAATTCGCGCTGCGAGTCAACAGCGAGAGATTGACGAATCTACCATTTATGGTGATACGATTCTGATTGCCCTAACTGCAAACGTTTTCCACACCGATCCATCCGCCATCTACACTGCCGGGTTCGATGATATTGTTTGGAAACCCTTTCGCGAAGCAACACTGCTCACCAAGATGGCTCAGCACTTGGGGATTTGCTATCAGGATGAAGGGAAATTGTGA
- a CDS encoding response regulator: MPPIPVSSQVPETICLSPVTDYYIRKLIQQNFSQLVSLQPAQGLETDLGRSSIALFNRLTSLHSNVMSIAQTLDTLVLQHQTLRTQGGRYQSELKQVEAQILHCFALKRTQTIAEAKILVIDDTPETLRLLTTTLSEQGYAVEQLSSGAAALKHVRDRQPDLILLDVMMPGIDGYEVCERLKLDPQTCHIPILFLSAVDDALNKVKAFDLGGVDYVTKPFQLEEVLARIEYQLKLYQRSKQQREAGQTYQNFFENAVEGMFQTTLNGRFLRANQALAERLGYDSPQDLIDSVQDIARQLYTIPQRRSQFVLYLEQYGQTEEFEAEVFCKNGDRIWIREKARAVRDAEGNLQFYEGTVQDITEQKRLEAVQGI, translated from the coding sequence ATGCCTCCGATCCCAGTCTCCTCGCAAGTCCCTGAAACCATTTGCCTGTCACCTGTGACAGATTACTACATTCGCAAACTGATTCAGCAGAATTTTTCTCAACTGGTATCGCTTCAACCGGCTCAAGGACTGGAGACAGATCTCGGTCGTAGCTCGATCGCACTCTTTAACCGACTCACTTCGCTTCATTCTAATGTGATGTCGATCGCGCAAACGCTCGATACTCTAGTGCTTCAACATCAAACGCTACGGACTCAAGGCGGTAGATATCAATCAGAACTCAAGCAAGTCGAAGCACAAATCCTTCATTGCTTCGCACTCAAAAGAACTCAGACGATTGCTGAAGCGAAAATATTAGTAATCGATGACACTCCTGAAACATTACGCTTGCTCACAACAACGCTCAGTGAACAAGGCTATGCGGTTGAGCAGCTATCGAGTGGAGCAGCGGCACTAAAGCACGTTCGCGATCGACAGCCTGATTTGATCTTGCTTGATGTGATGATGCCCGGAATCGATGGCTACGAAGTGTGCGAACGATTAAAGCTCGATCCCCAAACCTGTCACATTCCCATCTTGTTTCTTAGTGCAGTCGATGATGCGCTAAATAAAGTGAAAGCCTTTGATCTCGGTGGCGTGGATTATGTGACCAAACCGTTTCAGCTTGAAGAAGTGTTAGCCCGAATTGAATATCAACTGAAACTGTATCAGCGATCGAAACAACAACGAGAAGCAGGACAAACCTATCAAAACTTTTTTGAAAATGCCGTTGAGGGAATGTTCCAAACGACGCTCAACGGGCGCTTTCTGCGGGCAAATCAAGCATTAGCAGAACGACTCGGCTATGATTCACCGCAAGATTTGATCGATTCAGTGCAAGACATTGCAAGACAGCTTTACACGATTCCGCAACGTCGATCGCAGTTTGTTCTTTACCTTGAACAATACGGACAAACCGAAGAGTTTGAAGCCGAAGTGTTTTGTAAGAATGGCGATCGGATTTGGATTCGTGAGAAAGCGCGGGCTGTTCGGGATGCGGAAGGTAATTTGCAGTTTTATGAAGGCACCGTTCAAGATATTACAGAGCAGAAGCGGTTAGAAGCAGTACAGGGAATTTAG